A single genomic interval of Pyrobaculum arsenaticum DSM 13514 harbors:
- a CDS encoding TusE/DsrC/DsvC family sulfur relay protein: MPVKCPGEYTVDGTTVVLDEECFMQNPEAWNEKIAEWLARELEGIPQMTEAHWKVVKYLREYWETYGVCPPIKMLLKETGFTLEQIYQLFPSGPANGACKVAGAPKPTGCV; encoded by the coding sequence ATGCCAGTAAAATGTCCAGGCGAGTACACAGTAGATGGAACTACAGTAGTACTAGACGAAGAGTGTTTTATGCAAAATCCCGAGGCGTGGAATGAGAAAATTGCCGAATGGCTAGCTAGAGAACTTGAAGGAATTCCACAAATGACAGAGGCACATTGGAAAGTAGTTAAGTACTTAAGAGAGTATTGGGAAACCTACGGCGTTTGCCCACCAATCAAAATGTTACTTAAAGAAACTGGATTTACATTAGAACAGATATACCAGCTCTTCCCCTCGGGACCTGCAAATGGGGCGTGTAAAGTGGCAGGCGCTCCGAAACCCACAGGCTGTGTTTAA